In Verrucomicrobiia bacterium, one DNA window encodes the following:
- the tnpA gene encoding IS200/IS605 family transposase, protein MSYVSSYHHCVFSTKGRRPLITAALQERLWPFLGGIARQNKMKAIEIGGVADHVHILLSIPATMAIAKALQLIKGGSSKWVHETFPEHREFAWQEKYGAFSVSESRVESVVEYIRGQEEHHRKTTFQEEFVALLKRHRIEYDERYLWD, encoded by the coding sequence ATGTCCTACGTCAGTTCCTATCACCATTGTGTCTTTAGCACCAAGGGGCGCCGGCCACTGATTACAGCAGCCTTGCAGGAACGCCTCTGGCCGTTCCTTGGCGGTATCGCGCGGCAGAACAAGATGAAGGCCATCGAGATTGGCGGCGTTGCGGATCACGTTCACATCCTGCTTTCGATTCCGGCTACGATGGCCATTGCCAAGGCCCTGCAATTGATCAAAGGCGGTTCTTCCAAATGGGTGCATGAGACATTCCCTGAACACCGCGAATTCGCGTGGCAGGAGAAGTATGGCGCGTTCAGCGTCAGCGAGTCGCGGGTGGAGTCCGTCGTCGAATACATTCGCGGGCAGGAAGAACATCATCGGAAGACGACGTTTCAAGAAGAGTTCGTGGCCTTGTTGAAAAGGCACCGCATCGAATATGACGAACGGTATTTGTGGGATTGA
- a CDS encoding DUF6662 family protein translates to MKLKSCLLAGLVASGAGLLPAQATDRLFTYTYEPETMPQGGMEFEQWITSRAGRTGAVGEDKFHRWDLREELEYGVSDNYTVSLYLNTKSESYVDSMGEDFSKFSFDGISLENKYLVLNPAEHAVGLSLYLEPSFAGDEAELEQKIILGQRHGDWKWALNLTHATEWEDNFEATVGEVEGSFGIARHLNANWAIGLEARCNSEIKEYENWESTAVYAGPTISYRTDKWWAGLSIMPQVWGRNYEGNPDGNPHLDLDHNERLNVRLIIGIDL, encoded by the coding sequence ATGAAATTGAAGAGTTGTCTGCTCGCCGGGTTGGTTGCTTCAGGCGCCGGCTTGCTTCCCGCGCAGGCCACGGACCGGCTGTTCACTTACACTTACGAACCCGAAACCATGCCCCAAGGCGGCATGGAGTTTGAGCAGTGGATCACCTCCCGGGCCGGCCGGACCGGGGCTGTTGGGGAGGACAAGTTCCACCGCTGGGATTTGCGGGAGGAACTCGAATACGGCGTGTCCGACAACTACACTGTTTCGCTCTACCTCAACACAAAATCAGAGAGCTATGTTGATTCCATGGGCGAGGATTTTTCCAAGTTCAGCTTCGACGGCATTTCGCTGGAGAACAAATACCTGGTGTTGAACCCGGCGGAACATGCGGTCGGCTTGTCGCTTTACCTCGAGCCGAGCTTCGCGGGCGACGAGGCCGAGCTGGAGCAGAAAATCATCCTCGGCCAGCGCCACGGCGACTGGAAATGGGCGTTGAATCTGACGCATGCCACCGAGTGGGAGGACAATTTTGAAGCAACGGTCGGTGAAGTCGAAGGCAGCTTCGGCATCGCCCGGCATCTGAATGCAAACTGGGCCATCGGCCTTGAAGCCCGTTGCAACAGCGAGATCAAGGAATATGAGAACTGGGAAAGCACCGCCGTTTATGCCGGCCCGACCATCAGCTATCGCACGGACAAGTGGTGGGCGGGGCTCTCCATCATGCCCCAGGTGTGGGGCCGCAACTACGAGGGCAACCCGGACGGCAATCCGCATCTGGATCTGGATCACAACGAACGCCTCAACGTGCGGCTGATCATTGGCATTGACCTGTGA